taataatttacacaaaaacgcttctctttattaaaataatgtccGTGCAATAGGCTGGCGCTATTTGCGGAGGTGAGAAAAGGGATTATGTGATCCAGGAGCTTGTGGAAACTGAACGGAATTACACAGAAGTTCTTAGTAGTCTCCTCAGGCATTTCGCCCGACCATTATCATCTTTATTGCGACCCGAAGACTCCAATCGCATCTTCTTCGGCATCAAGGAACTCACGGAGATCCACGTAGGCTTTCATAGTCAATTGCGCAAGGCACGGAACGGTACAGTGCTCGCCCAGGTCTTCCTGGATTGGCGGGAGAAATTTCTCATTTACGGCGATTACTGCGCAAATCTTACCATCGCGCAAAATACTCTGCAGGAATCGTGCACACGTAACGAAATAGTCAATCAGGAAGTTATCGTAAGTCTCGCTTTGTAAAATTTCGTGAAATTATAAAGCCAAAGAGGATTGGCAACTTTACGTTTCACttgattcaaaaatatagtAGGAAATACAATATCTAATTCGATAATATTTGTTGCAGAGATGCCAACAAGAAGCTAACAACGGTAAATTTAAGCTGCGCGATATATTGTCCGTGCCAATGCAAAGGGTGCTCAAGTACCACTTGCTGTTGGACAAATTGGTAGAGGAAACTCCTCACGAGTGGGGCGAGGAATGTCACGCGCTGGCGAAGGCAAGGGAAGTCATGGTCGATGTCGCTCAGTACATAAACGAGGTGAAGCGCGACTCCGATACATTGGACATCATAAAGGACATTCAAGCTTCGATCATCGATTGGGATGTGCCCGAGGACGCACAGCTGAAGGACTTTGGCCGGTTACTTCGCGACGGCGAGCTTAAGGTTTgcttaacatttttatcaagcAAAAGAGGCTTACAAGTGCATAGAAATTAATCCTTGTTacttatagatttaaataaagtatacatGATTTgacacaaaataattacatgacataaattttaataaaaggataactagaattatttttcaagaaaacattatgatactaaaattaTAGCTTGATGCTGAACTTAATAATACGAGTAGttgctaatttaatttctttttaggTGAAAGCTCACAATGACCAACGGATCAAGGCTCGTTATGCATTTGTGTTCGAGCAAGTGGTATTAATCTGCAAAGCGGGCAGAGGAGATCAATACTGTTACCGGGAAACTTTACGGTTAGACGATTACAGACTGGAGGATCACATAGGACGACGAACATTGGGCAGAGATTCGCGCTGGTCCTACCAATGGATACTTGTACAAAAACAGGGGTCCACAGCGTACACGCTATATGCAAGAACGGACGAGCAGAAGCAGATGTGGATAAAGGCGCTGCAAGACGCGATGGACAATGTCAATCCCGCAGCTTGTCGCAATACCAATCATAAATTTAAGTTGACGACGTTTGATACTCCCAGGAGCTGTCAACGGTGTGGAAAATTCCTTAAAGGCCGCATATTCCAGGTAAATGAAGTCGGatagtgaaatatttaatcattgcGCCAATAATCACTTTTAATCACGAAGAATTggtataaacatttttaaatatatagggTTACAAGTGCGAAACGTGTCGCATAGCCGTGCACAAGCAATGTATTGCGCATTCGGGTCGCTGTATGCCGACACCGCCGTCGCCGACACCACCACCACCGTTACCTTGCGAACGCGCGCTTGCCGTGAAACTGTGGTTCGTCGGAGAGATGGGTAGGGAAGCAGCTTCCAACAAACTGGAATCTCGCGAAGACGGCACGTACATGCTACGCGTCCGTCCGGCTGGACAGCCGCGTCTCAAGCATGAAACCAATTATGCTCTCAGCATTAAGTAAGCTTAAAACATCGTAGAAAGTTATTCGCTTTAGATGAATTACAAATTAGGAATTTAAGAAAGTtacagaatttaattttatttctaattatgtcTAAATACTAAGAGaagcaatatttaattatttatatcgaatTGACTTTTTAagtctaaatatttaatattgttaattacacttaagtgtttatatttaaatgcttttttctaaaaaaattaacaatcacatttaatttattctgttttatttaatttttatgaattcttTTATTGTAGCTATTTTTACCGGATATATTGatgtattgcaatatttttttttcagagcGCAAGGAGCGGTGAAACATATCCGAGTATTCAAGCGCGACGTGGAAGGCGCGGATCTGTATTATCTCAGTGAATCTCGCTTTTTCAAAAGCGTTGTTGAATTGGTCGAGTATTACGAACGAGAGTCGTTGTCAGAGAATTTTGAGAAGCTGGACCAGCGTTTGCTGTGGCCGTATCGGCGTGTCGTAGCCAAGGCACTGTTCGATTACCACGGCAACGAACGTAATCAGCTGAATCTGCGACGAGGTTGCAGAGTCGTGGTACTGAGCAAGGAAGGCGATGCCAAAGGATGGTGGAAAGGTAAAGTAGGCGATCATGTAGGATTCTTTCCAAAAGAATACGTGGAAGAGGAATAGTACTCTTAATGTCGAATCATTATTACGTCGTTGCATATGATATATCGGATTGAAAAAGTttcaatttaatgaaaagtcTATTGATAATTagctattatattaaaatgattttctaatgaaatataatggAAGAatgttttgatataatttttttatgaaactgtattttacttttatgaatttttaagtcttgcaaattttaatttatagaaatacgAAATGTGAAACGTATAGGCTTGTCCaagtttttgtatatatatgaaattcttTTTCCTACTTAGCTTCTCTCTAAGCATCACCTTGTGAAATTCTGTCTTAACTACTGTGTCCTAAGCCAAGAAtctaaaaattagaagaaatattGCGACATGAGCGATTACGAAGGCGGTACATTTGTTCAATAAGTTTGGATAAATCTAATCTGATACTATTTTATAACCTCAAAATTGGAGAGAGAAGATATAACATTGTAGAAAcagtttgtaatataaattcaacgCTTAGAAAGAGGAATATATTAACGTATAGTAGATAAACATAggctttaaaaaattctagtataaaaaatataatgtacataataataaaatattaaaaaaggcCTTACACATTTAATGTTATGAGATcatgaaattatattcttataaatttttcaattttaatgaattttttaaatagcatcatgacaaaaagaaaatgatatcGGACTTCACAATATTTGTGATAGTTGGTatgagaaaaatgaataattgtacaaatagATTAACATGCGGGACATGTAATTgagaagatatatatatatatttctaataatatttttcaaaatattatatttttcaaaatattatatttttcaactttagTGCCTTTAAAAATGTCCTACATtcgttcaaaataaaattatgtacatagctttcttattctaaaaaatattttaataaacttgtgataattttattataactattttattatgaaattaagttttgtcacttgcatatatatatatacatattgcatatatttttttagaagttATGTAGAAATTAATCTAAAACCGACATTTTATACGCAACGACCTAATATTCATTGGCCTCTCAATGGCCTAAAAAATGCGATATGCCGTGATGATCATCTTATGGTGCAGTCATGGTAATTCTACTAACTCATACCTCAATAGGAAGGGAGAGAAAGGACGAAATTTAATCGCGAGGCATTCTTgtgttgtataataaaaagagaatataGATAGACGCACGATTCATGCATCACATGCGCAACTTCGATGTTACAGTTCTCTTATGTTTTACGAGTTCCGAACGCATTACAAGTACACCGATGTAGTGTATGCCCCGACGCTACGCTtagacaaatatattttagcgacatgtatagaattatataaaaatgacaattattttttactgcgATGCGGCATTCCTGATTATCTTTAAGTAGCGATATCATAAAGATTAAAGTTGTTCATCTGGAAGTGTATTTAGAATATacatgtatgtgtatatgcatatatatttcatataagaTGTTCCTAAAAATGGGAATTCAACgggatttcaaaatttgtgaaaatcttgaatttttattaaagaattgaaattaaaacgtttttattaaagaattgaaattaaaacgttTATAACGACAtaattctcaattttattaataaaaagtttattttccaAAAGTTATGCTTACTGTCGATTCTCACTTTTTTATGAACATACTGTTTAGACGGCGgcttatatacatacatatattaccgATAACTTTCTTCTTTATGATTAGATTCAGAGTCAATTGCCAGACATCAGTTGTATATACTATAATCTTCTCTGTATTAATAGATACTTTCTAGTTTACATTTGAATTGCGAACAAatgtataatacaaattatatacaggatgttcgATAAATGGAGAACAAAGAAATACAATTTCTCATTGCTTAATTATGATTCTAAAAGCTACTATTCATTTTGCAAACGTTTAAATTTATGACACTTgatattctacatttttcattattaacc
This DNA window, taken from Linepithema humile isolate Giens D197 chromosome 7, Lhum_UNIL_v1.0, whole genome shotgun sequence, encodes the following:
- the Vav gene encoding protein vav, encoding MNRVESADAGKGWHECATWLTRCGALRADHKANWPQARAFDLAYTLRDGVLLCNLLNIVDPGCIDMKDVNQKPQMAQFLCLRNIKVFLSACSSVFGLSDSELFEPFMLFDLSNFHRVLCTLSALSNCLRFRRKGIPGFSVGHGKSQEDIYRDLQSAGAGREDEGRRRRFRRREGDESVVGGDNEDPVGEEDGYGAFCSHAQSEEIYQDLCSLHLPSPPSAAQAGAICGGEKRDYVIQELVETERNYTEVLSSLLRHFARPLSSLLRPEDSNRIFFGIKELTEIHVGFHSQLRKARNGTVLAQVFLDWREKFLIYGDYCANLTIAQNTLQESCTRNEIVNQEVIRCQQEANNGKFKLRDILSVPMQRVLKYHLLLDKLVEETPHEWGEECHALAKAREVMVDVAQYINEVKRDSDTLDIIKDIQASIIDWDVPEDAQLKDFGRLLRDGELKVKAHNDQRIKARYAFVFEQVVLICKAGRGDQYCYRETLRLDDYRLEDHIGRRTLGRDSRWSYQWILVQKQGSTAYTLYARTDEQKQMWIKALQDAMDNVNPAACRNTNHKFKLTTFDTPRSCQRCGKFLKGRIFQGYKCETCRIAVHKQCIAHSGRCMPTPPSPTPPPPLPCERALAVKLWFVGEMGREAASNKLESREDGTYMLRVRPAGQPRLKHETNYALSIKAQGAVKHIRVFKRDVEGADLYYLSESRFFKSVVELVEYYERESLSENFEKLDQRLLWPYRRVVAKALFDYHGNERNQLNLRRGCRVVVLSKEGDAKGWWKGKVGDHVGFFPKEYVEEE